The genomic segment TGCCCCTCCTCCAAAGGTTATAACAACATGTTGAATATGCTAAGTTACATTAGAAATAATTCAAAGCATTATTGAGgttcaaaagaggaaaagaaatgaactggATACCACTTGTTAATTGCTGGAAAAACAACAAAGAGCCATTCATGCCCTAAGTGGTCTTAATATTTGTACTAGTTTCTAATTTCATCCTTCCTATGCTTGTGACACTAAAGCAGGCTTATGTGAGTGATTTTTACTGGAAGCAGTGTTTCTAGATTGAGGTTTCTCTTCAGTGCCCAtgctgaataataataaatattaaagttagGCAAATTGAAACAAGGTCACATTAAGATGGCAACCTTCTTAAGTATCAGTTGGTCTTAGAAAAGGAATGGAATGGATAACATTAAGAGTTATGTCTTTTCATTAGAAGGTTTTCAAGGAAGCTAGCAGTTTTTTTCTTGGATTTCACATTAACTCcttagaagagaagaaaaatatggaaaaagagaCTGGCTTGGTGTTTCCTTTTCACCTCCAAACTCACAGGATGGATTCCCAGATTTCCAATGCATATTTCCCCATACCACCTGAAGCCAGGAGTCACATGATAAAACAACTTGTTTCCCACAATTCCTACACTTCTTCTGATTGGATGTGGATGGAGAAACCAGGGGTGGGAGGGCTTTGTTTTCTGAGGCTTTTCCTTGACCCTATGACTCTCAGACCCATGTCAGCTCTTTGCCCATGGACagggttttctttcttcattccctcACATCACTAGCTTTTCAGTGTCTTATCCATATATATCCCTAAGTCCATATCTCTGGAGGCATTgtgtgtaaataaatatatgagtgaaagaatgaattaatagCTTCCTGCCCTCACATCAATCACCTTTGCTTTCAGTAATTCCCTGGCAATTTCTtgaaaattcattgaaaaatttaaatgtcattCCAATTCTACAGAAAATAGCATTGAATTCCACAAAGTTCCTCTACCTCTTTACCTCTAAAAATTCCCATGTAATTTAGGCCAGCTCTTGACAGTTAGAAATTAAGTTGTAGATACTTATGTGAAGAGGCTTggtaataagagaagaaaaaagagaacaaatccCAATACTTCTAGTTTCTAACCCCAGCCCTGATTAGATTAGACCACGGCTCACAGTGTGAGTTAATATATTGTCAATACGAtccttccttctgtctctgcAGCTCTCCACAGACAAAGCCATTAGCTCGATGACCTGGGGGAATCGCTCAGTGCTGATGGAGTTTGTGTTCCTGGCCTATccctcccacccagagctgcGTGTCTTGTCCTTCCTTGGAGTCAGCCTGGTGTACACACTGATCGTCAGTGGGAATGTGCTCATTGTGGTGGCCGTCCAGAAAGAAGCCCGCCTACACACACCCATGTACTATTTCCTGGGCAGCCTCTCAGCAGTAGAAGTGTGCTACACGGCTGTGGTGGTGCCGCACATCCTGGCCAACATCCTACAGTCGGAGAAGACCATCACCCTCCTGGGCTGTGCCACTCAGATGGCTTTCCTCATCGGACTGGGCAGTGCCGATTGCTTCCTCCTGGcagccatggcctatgaccggtACGTTGCGATTTGCCGTCCCTTGCGGTACCCTCTCATCGTGACTCTAACTCTGTGTGCCCGCTTGATTGTGACCTCAGTGGTCACTGGTTTGGGCCTGTCCTCACAACTGGTGGCCTTCATCTTCTCTCTGCCCTTCTGCCGGGCTCGGGGTATCGAACACTTCTTCTGCGATGCGCCGCCCGTGATGCGTCTTGTCTGTGCCAACAGCCACGTCCATGAGCAGTCGGTGCTGGTGGCGGCCA from the Manis javanica isolate MJ-LG chromosome 11, MJ_LKY, whole genome shotgun sequence genome contains:
- the OR10W1 gene encoding olfactory receptor 10W1 → MTWGNRSVLMEFVFLAYPSHPELRVLSFLGVSLVYTLIVSGNVLIVVAVQKEARLHTPMYYFLGSLSAVEVCYTAVVVPHILANILQSEKTITLLGCATQMAFLIGLGSADCFLLAAMAYDRYVAICRPLRYPLIVTLTLCARLIVTSVVTGLGLSSQLVAFIFSLPFCRARGIEHFFCDAPPVMRLVCANSHVHEQSVLVAATLAIAVPFLLIATSYAFIVAAVLKIHSAAGRHRAFSTCFSHLTMVLLQYGCCAFMYLRPSSSYYPKQDQFISLVYTLGTPVLNPLIYTLRNSEMKGTLGKVLTKDYLCQNN